The Callospermophilus lateralis isolate mCalLat2 chromosome 3, mCalLat2.hap1, whole genome shotgun sequence genome has a segment encoding these proteins:
- the LOC143394936 gene encoding WAP four-disulfide core domain protein 6A-like yields MGLLGLLLFLVPFILLGGVQEPGLVEGLFFKSCPKVRVKCEIEERNLCTRHRQCPNNMKCCMFSCGKKCLDMRKDICSMPKEVGPCMAYLPRWWYNKETEVCSRFIYGGCQGNNNNFQSEAICMVVCQKNY; encoded by the exons ATGGGACTCTTGGGACTTCTACTATTCCTGGTACCGTTCATCCTCCTGGGGGGTGTCCAGGAACCTGGGCTGGTTGAGGGGTTATTTTTCA AGTCGTGTCCCAAAGTCAGAGTAAAATGCGAAATCGAAGAAAGAAACCTATGTACGAGGCACAGGCAGTGCCCAAATAATATGAAGTGTTGCATGTTCAGCTGCGGAAAGAAATGTTTAGACATGAGAAAAG ACATCTGCAGCATGCCCAAGGAGGTGGGGCCCTGCATGGCCTACCTCCCGCGCTGGTGGTATAACAAAGAGACCGAGGTCTGCTCCAGGTTCATCTACGGTGGTTGCCAAGGGAACAACAACAACTTTCAAAGTGAGGCTATCTGCATGGTCGTCTGCCAAAAAAATT Actga
- the Spint3 gene encoding kunitz-type protease inhibitor 3, translated as MGFQASLLLLLVLTCQELQTQSEKDPSICNLPLEKGSCRAGLFRWYYKMEENQCEPFLYGGCEGNDNRFREKILCEEACKTT; from the exons ATGGGCTTCCAGGCGTCTCTCTTACTTCTCCTGGTTCTCACCTGCCAAGAGCTTCAGACTCAGTCAGAAAAAG ATCCGAGCATATGCAATCTGCCTCTGGAGAAGGGTTCCTGTCGCGCGGGCTTGTTCAGATGGTATTACAAAATGGAGGAAAACCAGTGTGAGCCGTTTCTCTACGGGGGCTGCGAAGGAAATGACAACAGGTTTAGGGAGAAAATTCTGTGTGAGGAAGCCTGCAAAACCACGTGA